Proteins encoded in a region of the Pseudomonas shahriarae genome:
- a CDS encoding TadE/TadG family type IV pilus assembly protein — translation MKTSLPRKQKGAVAIEFAAVFVIFFAVFYAMVSYSLPLLLLQSFNQATAEAVRRSVALDPSTPNYNAALILRATQTVQSQLQWIPATFQFQTAHINPTYTAGVLTVEINYPSANLKNVLPFIVLPGIGTVPRLPTTLHAQSSLQF, via the coding sequence ATGAAAACCAGCCTCCCTAGAAAGCAAAAAGGCGCCGTCGCTATCGAATTTGCCGCGGTGTTCGTGATTTTTTTTGCCGTGTTCTATGCCATGGTCAGCTACAGCCTGCCACTGTTGCTGCTGCAGTCGTTCAACCAGGCCACCGCCGAGGCCGTGCGCCGCAGCGTGGCACTGGACCCCAGCACCCCCAACTACAATGCAGCGCTCATCCTGCGGGCGACCCAGACCGTGCAAAGCCAATTGCAGTGGATTCCAGCGACCTTCCAGTTCCAGACGGCCCATATCAATCCGACCTACACCGCAGGCGTGCTGACCGTCGAGATCAACTACCCCTCGGCCAACCTGAAGAACGTCCTGCCGTTTATTGTGCTGCCGGGCATTGGCACGGTGCCTCGGCTGCCGACCACGTTGCACGCCCAGTCGAGCCTGCAATTTTGA
- a CDS encoding prepilin peptidase — MIQGLVVFVWLVVCAQQDIRQRQIANRLTLGALLLALVYLLWSGSTWLGTSRAQGLWAFCLALLLTLPGYALGRLGAGDVKMLAALALASNSTYLLWSLIGAGVANVAWLVYGPRLLPLASQGVRARLGYLVVDPSKKLPFAPFLLVGFSLAWAWLH, encoded by the coding sequence GTGATCCAAGGCCTCGTGGTATTTGTCTGGTTGGTGGTGTGTGCGCAGCAGGATATTCGCCAGCGGCAGATTGCCAATCGCCTGACCCTGGGTGCGCTGCTGCTGGCACTGGTCTATCTGCTGTGGAGCGGCAGCACGTGGCTGGGCACTTCCAGGGCGCAAGGGCTGTGGGCGTTCTGCCTGGCCCTGCTGTTGACCTTGCCCGGCTACGCCCTCGGGCGCCTGGGCGCGGGCGATGTGAAGATGCTGGCGGCGTTGGCGCTGGCGTCGAATTCGACCTACCTGTTGTGGTCGCTGATCGGCGCTGGCGTAGCCAATGTCGCCTGGCTGGTCTATGGGCCGCGGCTGCTGCCCCTTGCCAGCCAAGGTGTTAGAGCGCGCCTGGGTTACCTGGTGGTGGACCCGTCAAAAAAACTGCCTTTCGCGCCGTTTCTTTTAGTGGGTTTTAGCCTGGCCTGGGCGTGGCTCCATTAG
- a CDS encoding response regulator transcription factor gives MDKVTSAVKVLVVDDQPLIVEELCEFLESSGYRCVPCESSQQAVQRFSDDPQIGLVLCDLHMPDMDGIELVQALQKIAGKQRAFEAIMLTGRADKQDVIKALRVGISDYYQKPINLNELLEGLQRQEAALEERHKNLHLGKLNQKLQYLSESIDDLYQDLDKVRRAPAPQSEGEAVSEEVLEVPAIFNQLSPRQLDVARLVGKGQTNYQIACELGITENTVKLYVSQVLRLTHMHNRTQLALALSPSNSALRQRVTAH, from the coding sequence GTGGACAAAGTTACATCTGCAGTAAAAGTGCTCGTGGTCGACGATCAGCCGCTGATTGTGGAGGAGCTTTGCGAATTTCTTGAAAGCAGCGGTTATCGCTGTGTCCCTTGTGAGTCCAGCCAGCAGGCCGTGCAACGCTTCAGTGACGATCCGCAGATCGGCCTGGTGCTGTGTGATCTGCATATGCCGGACATGGACGGTATCGAGCTGGTGCAGGCCCTGCAGAAAATCGCCGGCAAGCAGCGTGCCTTCGAAGCCATTATGTTGACCGGTCGGGCCGACAAGCAGGATGTGATCAAGGCCTTGCGCGTGGGCATCTCCGATTACTACCAGAAGCCCATCAACCTCAATGAGTTGCTGGAGGGGTTGCAGCGCCAGGAAGCCGCGCTGGAAGAACGCCACAAGAATCTGCACCTGGGGAAGCTGAACCAGAAGCTGCAGTATCTTTCCGAGTCCATCGACGATTTGTACCAGGACCTGGACAAGGTCCGTCGCGCCCCGGCGCCGCAATCCGAGGGTGAGGCGGTAAGCGAGGAGGTCCTGGAGGTGCCGGCGATCTTCAATCAGCTGTCACCCCGGCAACTGGATGTTGCCCGGCTGGTGGGCAAGGGCCAGACCAACTACCAGATTGCCTGCGAGCTGGGTATTACCGAGAACACGGTCAAGCTGTACGTGTCCCAGGTGTTGCGCTTGACCCATATGCACAACCGCACCCAACTGGCGTTGGCACTGTCGCCGAGCAACTCGGCATTGCGCCAGCGGGTGACGGCGCACTGA
- a CDS encoding DUF3613 domain-containing protein → MKFHYLASLTLLALPLTAMAIEPGPSSKAQEETENWLGLQVNGQAASPTVQRATPAERELAMQRLLESKRYAIPEKFGEGSEGGSSGGSK, encoded by the coding sequence ATGAAATTCCATTACCTCGCCAGCCTGACGCTGCTGGCCCTGCCCCTGACGGCAATGGCCATCGAACCGGGGCCCTCGTCCAAGGCCCAGGAGGAAACGGAAAACTGGCTGGGGCTGCAAGTCAACGGGCAAGCCGCCTCGCCCACGGTGCAGAGAGCAACGCCCGCCGAACGCGAACTGGCGATGCAGCGTTTGCTGGAAAGCAAAAGATACGCGATCCCCGAAAAGTTCGGCGAAGGCAGCGAAGGCGGGAGCTCGGGTGGCAGCAAATAA
- a CDS encoding tetratricopeptide repeat protein: MKALIAGLSLLMLGGCASNGQTPWSALMTPGSCTTPSAEQELSLNLADDMANEGKMHASLANLQSLPESLPQVRQRKAKVYRLLGRSEAQPLYRSLLGTCMAAEGEHGLGQLAATQGDNAQALAHMQRAAQLAPTNEKIRNDLGVVYLNQRRLEEARFEFMTAMELKQSDQLAAVNLVTLLIYQDHWGQAAQLASQVGLSPEQVSEAQARAEKLKAAGTPAAKDQVAAASDAPPVLIK; the protein is encoded by the coding sequence ATGAAAGCACTGATTGCAGGCCTGAGCCTGCTGATGCTCGGCGGTTGTGCCAGTAACGGCCAGACGCCGTGGTCGGCGTTGATGACCCCGGGCAGTTGCACCACGCCCAGCGCCGAACAGGAGCTGTCGCTGAACCTGGCTGACGACATGGCCAACGAAGGGAAGATGCACGCCAGCCTGGCCAACCTGCAAAGCCTGCCGGAGTCGTTGCCGCAAGTGCGCCAGCGCAAGGCCAAGGTTTATCGCCTGCTCGGGCGCAGCGAAGCGCAACCGCTGTACCGCAGCCTGCTGGGCACCTGCATGGCCGCCGAAGGGGAACACGGCCTGGGGCAATTGGCGGCGACCCAGGGCGACAACGCCCAAGCCCTGGCCCATATGCAGCGGGCGGCGCAACTGGCGCCCACCAACGAGAAAATCCGCAATGACCTGGGCGTGGTCTACCTCAATCAACGGCGCCTGGAAGAGGCGCGTTTTGAGTTCATGACGGCCATGGAGCTCAAGCAAAGCGACCAATTGGCGGCGGTCAACCTGGTGACGCTGTTGATCTACCAGGACCACTGGGGGCAGGCCGCGCAACTGGCCAGCCAGGTGGGCTTGAGCCCCGAGCAGGTCAGCGAGGCCCAGGCCCGCGCCGAGAAACTCAAGGCTGCCGGCACACCTGCGGCCAAGGACCAGGTCGCGGCGGCCAGCGATGCACCGCCTGTACTAATCAAGTAA
- a CDS encoding type II secretion system F family protein, giving the protein MVLLISALLFLAALVLIAGQLLNQRRRERLVNQRLQGQLVRGDRLGTLLSQFGSSQLAQRSVSMDNETQLLLNRVGWRKANQRSIFAACQIGVPLVLAGVMLVAQSLIFPNADSPWIAPMLGLGVGYLIPKRILASAAKARQQQISREVSTFIPLLRILFESGMAVEQSLRVLSVEAQRLLPALTQELRLILARVDSGLELGEELGKTARLLAVDEFTDTCIILQQLIQQGGGAMKSLLALKQLLDDRRLTRLQEFISKMSAKMSVVMMVFLFPALLIVLGGPAFIAISRALSSF; this is encoded by the coding sequence ATGGTCCTGCTGATCAGTGCCTTATTATTTCTGGCTGCGCTCGTGCTGATCGCCGGCCAGTTGCTGAACCAGCGCCGCCGCGAACGCCTGGTCAACCAACGCCTGCAAGGCCAACTGGTGCGCGGTGACCGTCTCGGCACCCTGCTCAGCCAGTTTGGCAGCAGCCAGTTGGCCCAACGCTCAGTGAGCATGGATAACGAAACCCAGCTCCTGCTCAACCGCGTGGGCTGGCGCAAAGCCAATCAGCGCTCGATCTTCGCTGCCTGCCAGATTGGCGTGCCGCTGGTGCTGGCCGGGGTGATGCTGGTGGCACAAAGCCTGATCTTTCCCAATGCCGACTCCCCGTGGATCGCCCCCATGCTCGGCCTGGGCGTGGGCTACCTGATCCCCAAGCGCATCCTCGCCAGTGCCGCCAAGGCCCGGCAGCAGCAAATCTCCCGCGAGGTGTCGACCTTTATCCCGCTGCTGCGCATTCTGTTCGAGTCGGGCATGGCGGTTGAGCAGTCGCTGCGTGTGTTGAGCGTTGAAGCGCAGCGCCTGCTGCCCGCCCTGACCCAGGAATTGCGCTTGATCCTGGCGCGGGTCGACTCGGGCCTGGAACTGGGCGAGGAACTGGGCAAGACCGCCAGGCTCTTGGCCGTGGATGAGTTCACCGACACCTGCATCATTCTGCAGCAACTGATCCAGCAGGGTGGCGGTGCCATGAAGTCGCTGCTGGCCCTCAAGCAACTGCTCGATGACCGCCGCTTGACCCGTTTGCAGGAATTCATCTCGAAGATGTCGGCCAAGATGTCAGTGGTGATGATGGTCTTCCTGTTTCCCGCTTTATTGATTGTGCTGGGGGGGCCGGCGTTTATTGCGATCTCCCGGGCCCTGAGCAGCTTTTGA
- a CDS encoding type II secretion system F family protein — translation MTGAILMFSCVILIGVSLHLFLSGLRQAETDRVLERLAAGQPLLAEERGRWVGLERMFQRAGLGKPTDSLGLWLTCWVLGAVLGFLVWSWVGLLAMLLLPPLILRLYIAWRYRRRVKRMIEQLPQVLDHTVRSLKSGRTLADALLGAIDSTEEPLKPAMGRIQRNVQLGVSLPEAASDFAEFYEQDEFRMLALGLKVNHRYGGNASDLLENLIKVIREREQGARQLRAMTGETRVTAFVLAGMPIAMVGYFMLINPGYLMTMWNDDSGRYMLLAALSMQVLGCLTMWRMLRSI, via the coding sequence ATGACCGGCGCCATCCTGATGTTCAGTTGCGTGATTCTGATTGGCGTGTCGCTGCACCTGTTCCTCAGTGGCCTGCGCCAGGCGGAAACCGACCGCGTGCTGGAACGGCTCGCCGCAGGCCAGCCACTGCTGGCCGAAGAACGCGGGCGCTGGGTCGGCCTGGAGCGCATGTTCCAGCGTGCGGGCCTGGGCAAACCCACCGACAGCCTGGGCCTGTGGCTGACCTGTTGGGTGCTGGGCGCAGTCCTCGGGTTTCTGGTATGGAGCTGGGTCGGCCTGCTCGCCATGCTTCTGCTGCCGCCGCTGATACTGCGGCTGTACATCGCCTGGCGCTATCGGCGGCGGGTGAAGCGGATGATCGAACAACTGCCCCAGGTGCTCGACCATACCGTGCGCAGCCTGAAGTCCGGGCGCACCCTGGCCGATGCCTTGCTGGGGGCCATCGACAGTACCGAGGAACCCTTGAAGCCCGCCATGGGGCGCATTCAGCGCAACGTGCAACTGGGGGTCAGCCTGCCCGAGGCCGCCAGTGATTTCGCCGAATTCTACGAACAGGACGAGTTCCGCATGCTCGCCCTGGGACTCAAGGTCAACCATCGCTATGGCGGCAACGCCAGCGACTTGCTGGAGAACCTGATCAAGGTCATTCGCGAGCGAGAACAAGGCGCCCGGCAATTGCGCGCCATGACCGGCGAAACACGCGTCACCGCGTTCGTGCTGGCCGGCATGCCGATTGCGATGGTGGGCTATTTCATGCTGATCAACCCCGGCTACCTGATGACCATGTGGAATGACGACAGCGGCCGCTACATGCTGCTGGCCGCGCTGAGCATGCAGGTGCTGGGCTGCCTGACGATGTGGCGCATGTTGCGGAGTATTTGA
- a CDS encoding CpaF family protein yields MSSENLFGTPARGLNSAVDHDGLKLVLHRYIIDAIEESGKNLLEGSRQSLAQFVIDKVSEYITRMHLAISRYEMERLAEEIVDELTGFGPLEVLLRDPSVTEILVNGPHRVFIERDGLLHQSDLRFIDAHHVERVMQRILAPLGRRLDESSPMVDARLPDGSRVNAIIPPIALDGPCLSIRKFRKDMLKSSDLVAMQTIDQSIFEFFQEAVGKRCNILISGGTGTGKTTLLNILSQLINPHERLVTIEDVAELQLGHPHVVRLETRPPNAEGHGEVKASDLIRNALRMRPDRIILGEIRGVEVLDVMTAMNTGHDGSMSTVHANNAQDALLRLETLVGLTGRVVAEKTLRQMICAALDVVIQLTRLPDGRRCVSEVVEVVGVRDDVYVTNTLFRHDRRTGFGFLREALNPAGDKLRRESALPL; encoded by the coding sequence ATGAGCAGCGAAAATCTCTTCGGCACCCCCGCTCGCGGGCTTAACAGCGCGGTGGATCACGACGGCCTGAAACTGGTGCTGCACCGCTACATCATCGACGCCATCGAAGAGTCGGGGAAAAACCTGCTGGAAGGTTCGCGCCAATCCCTGGCGCAATTTGTCATCGACAAGGTGTCCGAATACATCACCCGCATGCACCTGGCGATTTCCCGTTATGAGATGGAGCGCCTGGCCGAAGAAATCGTCGATGAGCTGACCGGTTTCGGCCCGCTGGAAGTGCTGTTGCGTGACCCGTCGGTGACCGAGATTCTGGTCAACGGCCCGCACCGGGTGTTTATCGAGCGGGACGGCCTGCTGCACCAGAGCGATCTGCGTTTTATCGACGCCCACCATGTGGAGCGGGTCATGCAACGCATCCTCGCCCCCCTGGGCCGGCGCCTGGATGAGTCATCGCCGATGGTCGATGCCCGGCTGCCCGACGGCAGCCGGGTCAACGCGATCATCCCGCCGATTGCCCTGGACGGGCCGTGCCTGTCGATTCGAAAGTTTCGCAAAGACATGCTCAAGAGCAGCGACCTGGTGGCGATGCAGACCATCGACCAGTCGATCTTCGAGTTCTTCCAGGAAGCGGTGGGCAAGCGCTGCAATATCCTGATCAGCGGCGGTACCGGCACCGGCAAGACCACCTTGCTCAATATTCTCAGCCAGTTGATCAACCCCCACGAACGCCTGGTGACCATCGAAGACGTCGCCGAACTGCAACTGGGCCACCCTCACGTGGTGCGCCTGGAAACCCGCCCGCCGAATGCCGAAGGGCACGGCGAGGTGAAGGCCAGCGACCTGATCCGCAACGCCCTGCGGATGCGCCCGGACCGCATCATCCTCGGCGAGATCCGTGGCGTGGAGGTGCTGGATGTGATGACCGCAATGAACACCGGCCACGACGGTTCCATGAGCACCGTGCACGCCAACAATGCCCAGGACGCCCTGTTGCGCCTGGAAACCCTGGTGGGCCTGACCGGTCGCGTGGTTGCCGAAAAAACCCTGCGCCAGATGATCTGCGCGGCCCTGGATGTGGTGATCCAACTGACCCGCCTGCCCGATGGCCGGCGTTGCGTCAGCGAAGTGGTGGAAGTGGTGGGTGTGCGCGATGACGTGTATGTCACCAACACCCTGTTCCGCCATGACCGGCGCACCGGCTTTGGCTTCCTGCGCGAGGCCCTCAACCCGGCGGGTGACAAGCTGCGCCGCGAATCCGCCCTGCCGCTATAG
- a CDS encoding AAA family ATPase: MSDSLSQTFLAITRNTTDLEWLQGALAPLGQVVSAGGGSLDELLALVDVTFANLVFVGLDREHVVAQSALIEGALEAKPMLAIVALGDGMDNQLVLNAMRAGARDFVAYGSRSSEVAGLVRRLNKRLPPVAHNAHLGGLTVLYGTQGNADGALLASHLAMVVQKSGQETLLLDLGLPRGDSLALLGLESSFNFGDALRHLRRLDTTLINSAVTATEGGLRILAYTENDEPLEMTSAAELYMLLSALRQHFQHIVVNLTGQRDSEALRTFVSHCDKLLWCTDQNVLDCRRNLAVLNQWREKGMKLEHARLLIDRYLKGAAPDTETLEKSFGLDVIAVLPLSPEVRLNAKNQGQTLFSLAPREPLTQNLKALGERLAKRTEGMEKPSTRWFERLLGTTK, from the coding sequence ATGAGCGATAGCCTGAGCCAGACGTTCCTCGCAATTACCCGCAACACCACCGACCTGGAATGGCTGCAAGGGGCCCTGGCGCCCCTGGGCCAAGTGGTCAGTGCCGGTGGCGGCAGCCTCGACGAGCTGCTGGCCCTGGTGGACGTAACCTTCGCCAACCTGGTATTCGTCGGCCTGGACCGCGAGCATGTGGTCGCCCAGAGCGCCTTGATCGAGGGTGCCCTGGAAGCCAAGCCGATGCTGGCCATCGTCGCCCTCGGCGACGGCATGGACAATCAACTGGTGCTCAACGCGATGCGCGCCGGGGCGCGGGATTTTGTCGCCTACGGCTCACGTTCCAGTGAGGTCGCCGGCCTGGTGCGGCGCTTGAATAAACGCTTGCCGCCAGTCGCCCACAATGCGCACCTGGGTGGCCTGACGGTACTGTATGGCACCCAGGGCAATGCCGACGGTGCGCTGCTGGCCAGCCACCTGGCGATGGTGGTGCAGAAGAGCGGGCAAGAGACCCTGCTGCTGGACCTGGGCCTGCCCCGTGGCGACAGCCTGGCACTGCTGGGCCTGGAAAGTTCGTTCAACTTTGGCGATGCCCTGCGCCATTTGCGCCGCCTGGACACCACCTTGATCAACAGCGCCGTCACCGCCACCGAAGGCGGCCTGCGCATCCTCGCCTACACCGAAAACGACGAACCGCTGGAAATGACCAGCGCCGCCGAGCTGTACATGCTGCTCAGTGCCTTGCGCCAACACTTCCAGCACATCGTGGTGAACCTCACTGGCCAGCGCGACAGCGAAGCCCTGCGCACCTTCGTCAGCCACTGCGACAAGCTTTTGTGGTGTACCGACCAGAACGTCCTCGACTGCCGGCGCAACCTGGCGGTGCTGAATCAGTGGCGGGAAAAAGGCATGAAACTGGAGCATGCACGGCTGCTGATCGACCGCTATCTCAAGGGCGCCGCCCCCGACACCGAAACCCTGGAAAAGAGCTTCGGCCTGGACGTCATTGCCGTGCTGCCATTGAGCCCCGAGGTGCGCCTGAACGCCAAGAACCAGGGGCAGACCCTGTTCAGCCTGGCCCCCCGGGAGCCCCTGACGCAGAACCTGAAAGCGCTTGGCGAACGCCTGGCCAAACGCACCGAGGGCATGGAGAAACCCTCCACCCGTTGGTTTGAACGGCTGCTGGGGACAACCAAATGA
- a CDS encoding type II and III secretion system protein family protein, protein MRQHLAPALTQMAWALMLSSLPVGLAFAAADSCSNLGALPAVVEVGEGLQQTLQSPMPITRLAIGDPKIADVHLNGDRAFLLTGVASGATSLMVWTRCSNAPRQSMVFVKGKATSTLTSLALSPSDDPFLPSQVQTDIRFVEVSRTKLKEASTSIFGGTRNFLFGSPRTAGGGLPLDNESFNIGIGGGRFSAMINALERSGFAYTLARPSLVAMSGHSATFLAGGEVPIPVPSAGSDTISIEYKEFGIRLTLTPTVIDRTRISLKVAPEVSELDYANALELEGIQVPALTVRRTDTTVSLADGESFVISGLISNNNRSTVSKFPGLGDIPILGAFFRDSNVSREEKELLMIVTPHLVQPLAANARLPSLPGEKLRNYDPNWYRLYFLENGNFDRRTGLSQ, encoded by the coding sequence ATGCGCCAACATCTCGCACCTGCGCTCACACAAATGGCCTGGGCCCTGATGCTGTCCAGCCTGCCTGTGGGCCTGGCGTTCGCCGCCGCTGACAGCTGCAGCAACCTGGGCGCCTTGCCGGCCGTGGTCGAGGTCGGTGAAGGCCTGCAACAAACCCTGCAATCGCCCATGCCTATTACCCGCCTGGCCATCGGCGACCCGAAAATCGCCGACGTACACCTCAACGGCGATCGTGCGTTCCTGCTCACCGGCGTGGCCTCTGGCGCCACCAGCCTGATGGTCTGGACCCGTTGCTCCAACGCGCCGCGCCAGAGCATGGTGTTCGTCAAGGGCAAGGCCACCTCGACCCTGACCAGCCTGGCCCTGTCGCCCTCCGACGACCCGTTCCTGCCGAGCCAGGTGCAGACCGATATCCGCTTTGTCGAAGTCAGCCGCACCAAGCTCAAGGAGGCCAGTACGTCGATCTTTGGCGGCACCCGCAACTTCCTGTTCGGCAGCCCGCGCACAGCCGGGGGGGGCCTGCCGCTGGACAACGAGAGCTTTAACATCGGCATCGGCGGCGGGCGCTTTTCGGCGATGATCAACGCCCTGGAGCGCAGCGGTTTTGCCTATACCCTGGCACGCCCGAGCCTGGTTGCCATGAGCGGGCACAGCGCGACCTTTCTTGCCGGCGGTGAAGTGCCGATCCCGGTGCCAAGTGCCGGCAGCGACACGATCTCTATCGAGTACAAAGAGTTCGGTATCCGCCTGACCCTGACCCCCACCGTGATCGACCGCACGCGGATTTCCCTCAAGGTCGCACCGGAAGTCAGCGAGCTGGATTACGCCAACGCCTTGGAGTTAGAAGGCATCCAGGTGCCGGCCCTGACCGTGCGCCGCACCGACACCACGGTCTCCCTGGCCGATGGCGAAAGTTTTGTGATCAGCGGCTTGATCAGCAATAACAACCGCTCCACCGTCAGCAAGTTTCCTGGCCTGGGCGATATCCCGATCCTTGGCGCGTTTTTCCGTGACAGCAACGTCAGCCGCGAGGAAAAAGAACTGCTGATGATCGTCACCCCGCACCTGGTCCAACCCCTGGCCGCCAACGCCCGCCTGCCGTCCCTGCCCGGTGAAAAGCTGCGCAACTACGACCCCAACTGGTATCGCCTGTACTTCCTGGAAAATGGCAACTTCGACCGACGCACAGGACTTTCCCAATGA
- the cpaB gene encoding Flp pilus assembly protein CpaB, translating to MNSRVSMILAGLLLIGALFAGYWGLVLSRPPEPTAEPSPSGVSIEKTVAAVEDQTRQSVVVLAHDVPPYVALTATDLTLEKLRTAPAGSLTSLDQAIGRTPLRALSAGTWLDDSSFNAGGPLARMIRPDERALAVAVDEVIGAAGQLSPGDYVDVLLFLRPEGTNPEPTSQIIVPALRLLSVGDNLGPTNDGKPAVAPPTTDEEKARQAQRQASPPRTVVLAVPQQLMSRLMLATSVGALRLAVRSADEQLLSQYWAGDNEAFAKLQSANRELYQFTQLAMLGAPKRLAQAGGASEFRRSGIEVIRGNQATQHNP from the coding sequence ATGAACAGTCGTGTCAGCATGATCCTGGCCGGGTTGTTATTAATCGGTGCGCTGTTTGCAGGCTATTGGGGGCTGGTACTTAGCCGTCCGCCTGAGCCAACTGCAGAGCCATCGCCCTCTGGCGTTTCCATAGAAAAAACCGTCGCCGCCGTTGAAGACCAGACCCGCCAATCGGTGGTGGTGCTGGCCCATGATGTGCCGCCCTATGTGGCGCTCACCGCCACCGACCTGACCCTGGAAAAGCTGCGCACCGCACCGGCCGGCAGCTTGACCAGCCTCGACCAGGCCATCGGCCGCACGCCCTTGAGAGCCCTGAGCGCTGGCACTTGGCTGGACGATTCCAGCTTCAATGCCGGTGGCCCACTGGCCCGCATGATCCGCCCTGACGAACGCGCCCTGGCGGTGGCCGTCGATGAAGTCATCGGTGCCGCAGGCCAGTTGAGCCCTGGGGATTATGTGGATGTGCTGCTGTTCCTGCGCCCGGAAGGCACTAATCCGGAGCCCACCTCGCAGATCATCGTGCCGGCCCTGCGCCTGCTCAGTGTGGGCGATAACCTGGGCCCCACCAACGATGGCAAGCCCGCCGTTGCGCCGCCCACCACCGATGAAGAAAAAGCCCGCCAGGCACAACGTCAGGCAAGTCCACCGCGGACGGTGGTGCTGGCGGTGCCGCAACAGTTGATGAGCCGCTTGATGCTGGCCACCAGCGTCGGCGCCTTGCGCCTGGCGGTGCGCAGTGCCGATGAACAATTGCTGAGCCAGTACTGGGCCGGGGACAACGAGGCCTTCGCCAAACTGCAAAGCGCCAATCGCGAGCTGTACCAGTTCACTCAACTGGCCATGCTCGGCGCGCCGAAAAGACTCGCCCAGGCCGGGGGTGCCAGCGAATTCCGGCGCTCCGGCATTGAGGTCATACGCGGTAACCAAGCGACCCAACACAATCCCTGA